The sequence CATTGCCGATGATAGTTATTTATTAAAACTTGCGCTTTTTCATACCCTGTTTAATATCACGGGCGTACTGTTACTTTTCCCGTTTATTAAGCAATTGGAAACACTTTTACAAAAGTATGTAACTTTTGCTCCCAAATCTTCAGAAAAGCCCATTTACCTTCATCCACAAGCAGTTGAAACACCTGCAACGGCGGTAAGTGCTGTGCGCAAAGAAGTACAGCATCTATTTGATAATGCATATGGCTTGTTAACGCATGGTATTAGTTTGCGTCGTGCGGTCATTGACTCTGAAGAATCCTTGGTAGATGCAATTAAATACACACGTCGAATCATGCCGCTAGACGTAGATGATATTTATGAAAATAAAATTAAAAGCTTACACAGCGAAATCGTGGCCTTTATCGGTGAAGCACAAACGCGAGAATTAACCCATGAAGCGACTGAAGAACTCTATATTTTACGCCAAGCTAGTCGTGATATTGTTGAAGCCGTTAAAGCCATGAAACATATGCATAAAAATCTTTCGAAGCATGGGGTGTCATCCAACATAGCTGTACGGGAACAATATGATGCCATCCGCTTGCAAATTGCAACGCTATTACGTGAATTGCGAATTATTTTACATAGTACTGAAAATGTCACGAGCTTGTCATTAGATTCACTTAAACTTACGATGGAAAAATCTAGCCAACAACTAATGGACAGCTTAGATGATATGATTCGTGCTAGACGTATTAACCCGGCAATTGCCACATCCATCATGAACGATGAGGCCTATGTGACTGATTTAGCGAAAAACTTAATTGAGGCAGCTCGCACTTTACTACATGACTCAGAACAAAACAGTGTCGATAACTTGGCATTACGACCCGATGAAATTCAGACACTTGCTACCAACGAGTCTGATGTTAAAGCTTAGTCGACTAACCTTGTCAAAGGAGGACGTATGAAACTCAAAAAGATGCTAAATAAGCTAGTTGATTATTTTGATCAAGAGAAACAACAACAACGAAATGAAATTAAAGATCTGCGAAAACTACTAAAGCAACTCAAGGCAAAACAAAAAGACTTACAAGACAAATTAAAACAACCGCTGAAACAAGAACAACGGGATAACTTGCAGACAAAGCTTGATGTCGTACTCGCACAACGAGCCAAGGGTAAAGCATTGCTGCTGGCGATACGAGAAGAGCGTCAGCATCCATCAACACTGGATGATCAAGCGACTTTAGCCACTATATCAAACGAGCCTAAACAAGCAGAGACCGAAACGGAACAAAATAAGCCCAATAGCTAACCCTATTCAGCCCCAAAATATTTGCGTATATTTGGGCTGCACAAGTCATGAGAGCGTTCAAAATTCTGTGTCAGCCTAGTTTTTTAAATATCCAACGCCTTGTCTAGTCGACCTTCGAAGTGGATGGCTAACTGAGACAAGGCAAGGTTCCAGTTCTGAACCGGCATCGTCCATTTTTTGGACGCGTTGAGTATGCCAGCATACAGTAGCTTCAACAAGCTATTTTCGTTAGGAAAGCCGCCTTTGGTTTTGGTCAGTTTACGGAACTGGCGATGCACCGCTTCAATCGCGTTCGTTGTGTAAATCACCCGACGGATGTACTCAGGATATTTAAAGTACACACTGAGGTTATCCCATTTGCGCCGCCAAGACGAGATCACAATCGGATAGTGTGCACCCCATTTGGCTTCCAGCTCATCCAGTGCGGCTTCGGCGGCTTGTTTAGTTGCAGCACGGTAAACCGGCTTTAAATCTTGCATGAATTCTTTCTGGTTTTTTGAGGCAACATATTTCATTGAGTTGCGGATTTGATGAATCACGCATTGTTGCACTTCAGTCTGTGGGTAGATGCTGTTAATCGCTTCGACAAAGCCGGTTAAGCCATCCACACTGGCGATCAGAATATCTTTGACGCCACGGTTGTGTAAATCGGTTAAGACAGAGAGCCAGTAGTTCGCCCCTTCGCTTTCTGAGAGGTACAAGCCAAGTAGTTCTTTGCGGCCTTCGGTGTTGACCCCTAAAATGGTATAGATCGCTTTGCTGACATAGCGCCCATGGTCTTTGATTTTGTAGTGAATGGCATCGAGCCCAATAAAGGGATAGATTGCGTCTAGTGAGCGCGACTGCCATTCTTTAAGCTCAGGAATCAGTTGGTCGGTGACAGCGGTAATGGTCGCTTCAGACACATCAATGCCATACAGTTCTTCAATGTGGAAACGGATATCGCGGTAGCTGGTGCCCAGTGCGAACAACCCGAGAATTTTCTGGTCGATTTCTGGAGTGAGTTTGGTTTGGTGTTTTTTGATCAGTTGCGGTTCGAACGTACCCTCACGATCACGGGGTGTGTCTAGCTCAAATTCACCGACACCGCTTTTGACGGTTTTTTTGGTATAGCCATTTTTACGATTAGCTGAAGCGTCATCGGCTAAATGAAGATCCAGTTCGGCTTTAAGCGCGGCTTCGGTGAGCTGTTTGATCAGTGGGGTCAACACGCCATCTTTGCCAGTGAGACCTTTACCAGATTGAAGCTGTTCTAATGCTTCGTTGAAATCGAATTGAGGTTTTGTCATGTGTCATTCCTTTTTGAGAAATTTTAACGAAATGACACAGATTTCTAAACACTACCCAAGTCATCGGTTATTGAATTTGAGCCTGTAAATTAAATTGTGTAAACGCTCATAGTTTAAAAGTTTTCATGAATTTTTATTGCAACCTGGGCTCATTCTGTTACTCTATGCAAGCTTTATTGCTTTGCTCTCTCATTAGTGACGACTTATTATCTCTGTAAATCTTTACAGATTGATTTCGCTAGACCGAGAGCCATACGGAGCTCGGGAACTTTTAAATGACCTAGATTGCGTCATTTCTACTTTCTTACTGCATCAGTCCAGCATCGATGTCATCACATCACTGTGTTTAGGTGTGCGCACCATCGCCATAGGACTTGTCCAGACCGCCGTTTTTCCGTTGATCTGAGCCATAAGCGTTTTTTCATTAGCACTAAAAGGAAAACCCTATGAGCGAAAACACCGTTGATATTACATTTGAAAGCTTCAACCTGATCCCACAAGTTTTACAAGCCCTTAAAGATGTCGGTTATGAAACACCTTCACCGATCCAGGCGCAAGCAATTCCACCGATTTTAGAAGGCCGTGACATTTTAGGTATGGCGCAAACGGGCACCGGTAAAACCGCCGCCTTCGCACTACCATTACTATCACGTGTCGATATTAAAAACACCAACCCACAGATTCTGGTACTCGCGCCAACACGCGAATTGGCCATTCAGGTCGCTGAAGCTTTCCAAAGCTTTGCGCATCACATGAAAGGTTTTCATGTATTACCTATCTATGGTGGTCAAGAATATGGCGGTCAGATTCGTGCGCTAAAACGCGGTGCGCAAGTAGTTGTAGGCACGCCAGGCCGTGTGATGGATCACATGCGCAAAGGCACTTTAAACCTAGATAACTTACAGGCTTTGGTATTAGATGAAGCCGACGAAATGCTACGTATGGGCTTTATTGATGACGTAGAGTGGGTATTAGAACAAACACCGCAGGACCGTCAAATTGCCTTGTTCTCGGCGACTATGCCTAAAGAAGTGCATAAAATTGCGAGCAGGCATTTGAACAACCCAGTTGAAGTCATTATCAAACAAAAAACCGGTACCGCTTCAACGATTACCCAGTCTTACTGGTTGGTGAGTGGTTTACATAAGCTAGATGCGTTAACACGCATCCTAGAAGCGACCGAATTTGATGGCATGATTATTTTCGTGCGCACCAAAACCGCTACCATTGAATTGGCTGAAAAGCTCGAAGCGCGTGGCTATGCTGCAGCTGCCTTAAATGGTGACATTGCACAGAATCACCGTGAACGTATTGTTGATCAGCTTAAAAAAGGCAAGATTGATATCTTGATTGCCACTGACGTCGTGGCACGTGGTTTAGACGTTGAGCGTATCACTCACGTTGTAAACTATGACATTCCTTATGATACTGAAAGCTATGTTCACCGCATTGGCCGTACTGGTCGTGCCGGTCGTTCAGGTAATGCGATTTTGTTTGTGGCACCACGTGAACGTCGTTTGTTGCAGCAAATTGAGCGTGCGACCAATAAAAAGATCGACATGCTAACGCTACCAAGCACGCAGGACATTAACGATCAACGCGTTGAAAAGTTCAAGGCGCGTATTACCGATGCGTTAGAGCAAGAAGGCTTAGAATTCTATCAACAAATGATTGAAGACTTACAACAAGCGTCGAATGTACCAGCATTAGAAATTGCTGCTGCCTTAGCAAAACTGGTTCAAGGCGATACGCCTTTCTTCCTAGAAGACAAGCCAATGCGCCAAGCCAGCTTCCGTGACGACGATCGCGGTGCCCGTGGTGAGCGTGACTTTGGGCGCGAGCGTCCAGCACGTGGTCGCAGTGATCGTTTTGAACGCGGCGGTGACCGTCCGGAGCGTGGTGATCGTGCAGAACGCGCGCCACGTCGTCCACGCGCAGATGGCCCACCTGAATCAGGTATGAAGCGTTACCGCATTAATGTCGGTTTTGCGAATGGTGTTAAACCAGGCAATATTATTGGTGCCATTGCCAATGAAGCGAATATTGACGGTTCATCAATTCGTCAGTTGAATATTCAGGATAGCTTCAGTCTCGTTGATTTGCCGGCCGATTTATCTAAGGCGCAATTGGCTACGCTGAAAAAAACCTGGATTTGTGGTCAACCTGCAGATTTAACCGAAGTACGCGACACCGCTGCAGCACCGGGCGCGCGTCCAAAGTTGAGCCGCAAGCCAGCCGGTGCACCACGTACTAAACGTAGCATGGGTTCAGTCTAAGCAGGCCTGCTAAATTGACCTAATAAAAGAAGTAAAAGCCCCCGTCTCCATTTGGATTCGGGGGCTTTTTTATTTAGCCTGTTATTTAAACGGCACTTCGTTGGTTAAAGGGCGCTGATATTTAAACGCCATCAGGTTTTCAATGGTCGTTTCAGCAATGTGCTCAAGCGCTTCATGAGTAAAGTAGGCCTGGTGACCGGTCACTAACACATTCGGGAAAGTCAATAGGCGTTCAAAGTGGTCATCTTGGATGATGTCATCCGAATGATCTTCAAAAAATAACGGCCCCTCTTCTTCATACACATCCAAACCGACATAGCCGATATGGCGCGTCTTTAACCCACTAATCAAAGCTTTGGTATCAATGAGCGCACCACGGCCGGTATTGATAATCATCACACCTTGACGCATCTTGGCAATCGATTCATTATTGATCATCCGGGTCGTTTCAGGCGTTAACGGACAGTGCATAGAAATAATATGGGCTTGGGCATAAAGTTCATCTAAGGGCACTTGCTCAAACCCTTCTGCTGCACAAGATTCACACAAGTACGGATCATAAACCAACACCCGGCAACCAAATGCCTGTAAGCGTTTAGCGACGAGCAAGCCAATTTTTCCCGCACCGATAATGCCCACGGTTTTGCCATAAAAATCAAAGCCCAACAGACCATTGAGCGAGAAATTTCCTTCGCGCACACGGTTATAGGCTTTATAAATCTTACGGCTCAAGGCCAACATCATCCCAATGGTGTGCTCGGCAACGGCATAGGGTGAATAGGCCGGTACACGTGTTACCTTGATACCGAGTTTTTTTGCAGCGGCTAAATCGACATTATTAAAACCCGCACAGCGTAACGTGACTAGCTCAATACCATAGCCCTTTAGCTGGCTTAATACGGGTTCACTTAAATCATCATTTACAAAGGCGCTGACTGCTTGAAAACCCTGCGCATAATGTGCACTGGCAACCGTCATAGGTACTTCTAAAAAGGTTAAATCAACCTCATCGTTATCATAGTGACCCAATGCATTCTTATCATAGGGCTTGGTACTAAATACAGCGACTTTCATCTGCGCTCTCCATTAGGTAAGTGGGTTAGGTTGTTATATAGCTTAAAGTTATAACATTACATGTATCTTAAATCTAAAAAGGCTTTTAAGGATTGTTCAGTCCAAGGCGCAACTTGGTCACGAAAAGCCTTCTGCGAAGCCCAGACTTTTTGCGCCAAAGGATCACGCGCAGCCGCCGCTTCAACCACCTCCTCACTGGTTTGTTTTAAGGCAAGTAACACATCCTGCGGAAAGTGACGCAACTGGACACCATGCTGCTTAATTAAGGTATTGAGCGCCTGCTGATTGCGCGCGGTATATTCTGCCAACATATTTAAGTTGGCGACTTTCATGGCGCTGCGCACAATCACCTGTAAATCTGGCGTCAGTTCAGCAAAAGCTTTGGCATTTATCATACACTCGATAGCAGAGCCTGGCTCCTGCCAACCAGGGGTATAGTAATATTTTGCAACCCGATGAAAGCCAAAGGCTAAATCATTGTAGGGACCGACAAACTCGACCGCGTCAATCAGACCGGTCTGCATCCCTTGAAATAGCTCATTGCCCGGCAGATTAACCGGTACCGCGCCCACTTTTTCATAGACCTCAGCACCCAGGCCTGGCATACGAATCTTTAAACCACGCAAATCAGCCAAACTATTTATTTCACGATTAAACCAACCGCCCATTTGAGTGCCGGAGTTACCCGCCGCATTGGGAATTAAGCCAAAGGGTTTGTAGGCCTCCTCCCAGAGCGCCATGCCACCGCCATAATAGAGCCAACTGTTCATTTCTTCTGCAGTCAAACCCATCGGCACGACGGTAAAGAAATCTGCACTAGGCAACTTACCTTTCCAATAATAGGCGGTCGAATGACCTAATTCAGCTTGTCCCTGAGACACCGCATCAAAGACCTCGAAAGGCCCAACCAACTCTCCAGCACCAAATACTGTCACCTTTATACGACCACCGGACATCTGCTCAATGAGTTGCGCCAAATTATTCGCGCCGGTACCTAAACCTGGAAAGTTCTTCGGCCAAGAGGTCACCATTTTCCAATTAAACACCCGTTCATGATCGAGCGTGACACCTTGATCACAGTCCGCTTGGCAACCGGTTAAGCCAGTTATGCCAAGGGCCGTCGCGGCCACCGCACCGGTTAACAAAGCGCGACGTCCGAGCGCATTGGATTTAGTTTGATGATCGATTGAATCTGGCTTGGCCGACTTAACTGGCTGAGTCATCCTATTTCCTTTATTTTGGGTAGATTATGATTGCGACTACGCAGAAACTAGCTTCCATTGCTAGGTTAAAGTATCATTAAACTTTTTTATCGGATTATGCCATGTTTCTAGATGATTTCTACCAAACTCGCTCACACTCAGCCCATTTAACGTCATTTGTTATTCAGCCAGAGCAAGCCAGTCGTTTTGCTAAACATATCGCCGGTGATTTTAACCCATTGCATAATCCTGATTCTAAACGCTTTTGTGTCCCAGGTGACTTGTTATTCGCCGTCAGCTTGATGCAGCTGGGTCTAGCCAAGCAAATGACCTTTAAATTTGTGGGGATGTTAAGCGATGAGCGCGAATTAACCTTTGTGCCGGAGCAACCAGACCATTATCTGATTCAAGACAGTGACGCCAAAACCTTTTTAAGCCTGAGCCACCAAGACTGCTTAACCCAAGACCCTCAGATTATTGCGCCTTTTATTGAAGCCTATGTGGCCTTTTCTGGTGAAAGTTTTCCACATTTGCTGGTACCGATTATGGCAGAACATAATATTATGATTAATCCAGCGCGCCCAATGGTGATG comes from Thiomicrospira aerophila AL3 and encodes:
- a CDS encoding Na/Pi cotransporter family protein; the encoded protein is MLKKILFPVIILLLAYSFWISPDFKETAAGIALFLFGMMCLEEGFKAFTGGTLESILRKSTSHQWKSLTFGMTATTLMQSSTLVSLVTISFVSAQMISLAAGIGIIMGANIGTTTGAWLIAGLGLKVDIASYAMPALIFGVIFTLQKSKALKGLGYVMLGVGFLFLGIHYMKTGFEAFQSTVDLTAYAVPGLAGVLLFTLIGVIITTIMQSSHATLLVIIAALATGQVSYENALALAIGANLGSAVTTAIGGMAANLGGKRLAIAHVLFNIITAFVAILFINQFVWVVDHGARLLGIADDSYLLKLALFHTLFNITGVLLLFPFIKQLETLLQKYVTFAPKSSEKPIYLHPQAVETPATAVSAVRKEVQHLFDNAYGLLTHGISLRRAVIDSEESLVDAIKYTRRIMPLDVDDIYENKIKSLHSEIVAFIGEAQTRELTHEATEELYILRQASRDIVEAVKAMKHMHKNLSKHGVSSNIAVREQYDAIRLQIATLLRELRIILHSTENVTSLSLDSLKLTMEKSSQQLMDSLDDMIRARRINPAIATSIMNDEAYVTDLAKNLIEAARTLLHDSEQNSVDNLALRPDEIQTLATNESDVKA
- a CDS encoding IS256 family transposase → MTKPQFDFNEALEQLQSGKGLTGKDGVLTPLIKQLTEAALKAELDLHLADDASANRKNGYTKKTVKSGVGEFELDTPRDREGTFEPQLIKKHQTKLTPEIDQKILGLFALGTSYRDIRFHIEELYGIDVSEATITAVTDQLIPELKEWQSRSLDAIYPFIGLDAIHYKIKDHGRYVSKAIYTILGVNTEGRKELLGLYLSESEGANYWLSVLTDLHNRGVKDILIASVDGLTGFVEAINSIYPQTEVQQCVIHQIRNSMKYVASKNQKEFMQDLKPVYRAATKQAAEAALDELEAKWGAHYPIVISSWRRKWDNLSVYFKYPEYIRRVIYTTNAIEAVHRQFRKLTKTKGGFPNENSLLKLLYAGILNASKKWTMPVQNWNLALSQLAIHFEGRLDKALDI
- a CDS encoding DEAD/DEAH box helicase, with the protein product MSENTVDITFESFNLIPQVLQALKDVGYETPSPIQAQAIPPILEGRDILGMAQTGTGKTAAFALPLLSRVDIKNTNPQILVLAPTRELAIQVAEAFQSFAHHMKGFHVLPIYGGQEYGGQIRALKRGAQVVVGTPGRVMDHMRKGTLNLDNLQALVLDEADEMLRMGFIDDVEWVLEQTPQDRQIALFSATMPKEVHKIASRHLNNPVEVIIKQKTGTASTITQSYWLVSGLHKLDALTRILEATEFDGMIIFVRTKTATIELAEKLEARGYAAAALNGDIAQNHRERIVDQLKKGKIDILIATDVVARGLDVERITHVVNYDIPYDTESYVHRIGRTGRAGRSGNAILFVAPRERRLLQQIERATNKKIDMLTLPSTQDINDQRVEKFKARITDALEQEGLEFYQQMIEDLQQASNVPALEIAAALAKLVQGDTPFFLEDKPMRQASFRDDDRGARGERDFGRERPARGRSDRFERGGDRPERGDRAERAPRRPRADGPPESGMKRYRINVGFANGVKPGNIIGAIANEANIDGSSIRQLNIQDSFSLVDLPADLSKAQLATLKKTWICGQPADLTEVRDTAAAPGARPKLSRKPAGAPRTKRSMGSV
- a CDS encoding 2-hydroxyacid dehydrogenase, coding for MKVAVFSTKPYDKNALGHYDNDEVDLTFLEVPMTVASAHYAQGFQAVSAFVNDDLSEPVLSQLKGYGIELVTLRCAGFNNVDLAAAKKLGIKVTRVPAYSPYAVAEHTIGMMLALSRKIYKAYNRVREGNFSLNGLLGFDFYGKTVGIIGAGKIGLLVAKRLQAFGCRVLVYDPYLCESCAAEGFEQVPLDELYAQAHIISMHCPLTPETTRMINNESIAKMRQGVMIINTGRGALIDTKALISGLKTRHIGYVGLDVYEEEGPLFFEDHSDDIIQDDHFERLLTFPNVLVTGHQAYFTHEALEHIAETTIENLMAFKYQRPLTNEVPFK
- a CDS encoding TRAP transporter substrate-binding protein encodes the protein MTQPVKSAKPDSIDHQTKSNALGRRALLTGAVAATALGITGLTGCQADCDQGVTLDHERVFNWKMVTSWPKNFPGLGTGANNLAQLIEQMSGGRIKVTVFGAGELVGPFEVFDAVSQGQAELGHSTAYYWKGKLPSADFFTVVPMGLTAEEMNSWLYYGGGMALWEEAYKPFGLIPNAAGNSGTQMGGWFNREINSLADLRGLKIRMPGLGAEVYEKVGAVPVNLPGNELFQGMQTGLIDAVEFVGPYNDLAFGFHRVAKYYYTPGWQEPGSAIECMINAKAFAELTPDLQVIVRSAMKVANLNMLAEYTARNQQALNTLIKQHGVQLRHFPQDVLLALKQTSEEVVEAAAARDPLAQKVWASQKAFRDQVAPWTEQSLKAFLDLRYM
- a CDS encoding DUF3581 domain-containing protein, whose protein sequence is MFLDDFYQTRSHSAHLTSFVIQPEQASRFAKHIAGDFNPLHNPDSKRFCVPGDLLFAVSLMQLGLAKQMTFKFVGMLSDERELTFVPEQPDHYLIQDSDAKTFLSLSHQDCLTQDPQIIAPFIEAYVAFSGESFPHLLVPIMAEHNIMINPARPMVMYESMAVHFDQLPTENMRLAYAGYEIELQGKRAQVALKFSILDGDRQLGHGHKTMLLSGLRDYDPQAMQQVCDDYAQIKSSYAA